A single window of Candidatus Methylomirabilota bacterium DNA harbors:
- a CDS encoding lysophospholipid acyltransferase family protein, with protein MKLPRALALSAGPAAGALGLRALARTLRIRREEDAVAPLWAAGVPVIYAVWHGRIFLLPYLYGHRGCCVLASRSRDGEIVSRLVERFGLEPVRGSSTRGGGEALRLLTRQLRRGREVVVVPDGPVGPREVLKPGVIALARLSGAPIVPMAVGASRYWQLRSWDEFHVPRPFARCVMRFGEPIRVSVDADRAAQEAARKEVEAALRGLTWQVDEEARG; from the coding sequence ATGAAGCTCCCGCGGGCGCTCGCGCTCTCGGCGGGTCCGGCGGCGGGCGCGCTCGGCCTCCGCGCCCTGGCGCGCACGCTGCGCATCCGTCGCGAGGAGGACGCGGTCGCGCCGCTCTGGGCCGCGGGGGTGCCGGTGATCTACGCGGTCTGGCACGGGCGAATCTTCCTGCTGCCGTACCTCTACGGCCATCGCGGCTGCTGCGTCCTCGCGAGCCGGTCGCGCGACGGCGAGATCGTGTCGCGCCTCGTGGAGCGGTTCGGCCTCGAGCCGGTGCGGGGCTCATCCACCCGCGGCGGCGGCGAGGCCCTGCGGCTGCTCACGCGACAGCTTCGGCGCGGCCGCGAGGTCGTGGTGGTGCCGGACGGGCCGGTGGGCCCGCGCGAGGTGCTCAAGCCGGGCGTGATCGCCTTGGCGCGGCTCTCCGGCGCGCCGATCGTGCCGATGGCGGTCGGCGCCTCGCGGTACTGGCAGCTTCGCTCCTGGGACGAGTTCCACGTCCCGAGGCCGTTCGCCCGCTGCGTGATGCGCTTCGGCGAGCCCATCCGCGTCTCCGTCGACGCCGACCGCGCCGCTCAGGAGGCCGCGCGCAAGGAGGTCGAGGCCGCCCTCCGCGGCCTGACCTGGCAGGTGGACGAGGAGGCGCGCGGCTGA
- a CDS encoding 3-deoxy-D-manno-octulosonic acid transferase, with product MYVLYSAVLGVGLLAYLPAFLVRRRRAGYGRHLGQRLGRIGEGLPPEPRGWIHAVSVGESAVAVPLVEGIRRRWPELSIVVSTITPTGARIVAERLAGRAAHRYFPVDLPGPVRRALDAARPRFFIAIETELWPNFLRALAARRIPTMIANGRISDRSFRRYHRVRWLMRRVLADVSVFAMQSTEDAQRIIALGAPPERVVVTGNLKSDLLPEASDDAAWRQRLGLGPGDRLWIAGSTHRGEEALALDAFVHANARYPGLALLLAPRHPERAAEVEELIRARGLVAVRRSRLPRDAARGAIVILDTVGELAQLYALAEVVFVGGSLVPIGGHNMLEPAMRGKPVLFGPHTSNFREGAELLQMSGGGLVVKDGAELAGELTRLLEDGDLASRMGRAAREAFAGRQGAVSATLDLIARHLWPGSAGGPSR from the coding sequence ATGTACGTCCTGTACTCCGCGGTGCTCGGCGTGGGCCTGCTCGCCTATCTGCCCGCGTTCCTGGTTCGTCGCCGCCGCGCCGGCTACGGGCGGCATCTGGGGCAACGCCTCGGCCGCATCGGCGAGGGGCTCCCCCCCGAGCCTCGCGGCTGGATCCACGCGGTCTCGGTCGGCGAATCCGCGGTGGCGGTCCCCCTGGTCGAGGGGATCCGCCGACGCTGGCCCGAGCTTTCGATCGTGGTCAGCACGATCACGCCGACCGGCGCGCGCATCGTCGCGGAGCGGCTCGCCGGCCGCGCGGCGCACCGATATTTCCCCGTCGATCTGCCGGGGCCGGTCCGGCGCGCGCTCGACGCCGCGCGTCCGCGGTTCTTCATCGCCATCGAGACCGAGCTCTGGCCCAACTTCCTACGCGCCCTCGCAGCCCGTCGCATCCCCACGATGATCGCCAACGGGCGGATCTCCGACCGCTCCTTCCGCCGCTACCATCGGGTGCGGTGGCTCATGCGGCGCGTCCTCGCCGACGTCTCGGTGTTCGCGATGCAGAGCACGGAGGACGCCCAGCGCATCATCGCGCTGGGCGCGCCGCCCGAGCGGGTGGTCGTGACCGGCAATCTCAAGAGCGATCTGCTTCCCGAGGCTTCCGACGACGCGGCGTGGCGTCAGCGGCTCGGCCTCGGCCCGGGCGACCGGCTGTGGATCGCGGGCAGCACGCATCGAGGCGAGGAGGCCCTCGCGCTCGACGCCTTCGTGCACGCGAACGCCCGATACCCGGGGCTGGCGCTGCTGCTCGCGCCCCGTCATCCCGAGCGGGCCGCTGAGGTCGAGGAGCTGATCCGCGCCCGCGGCCTCGTCGCGGTGCGCCGGAGCCGCCTGCCTCGGGACGCCGCGCGCGGGGCCATCGTCATTCTCGACACGGTGGGCGAGCTGGCCCAGCTCTACGCCCTCGCCGAGGTCGTCTTCGTCGGCGGCAGCCTCGTGCCGATCGGCGGGCACAACATGCTGGAGCCGGCGATGCGAGGCAAGCCGGTGCTCTTCGGCCCCCACACGAGCAACTTCCGTGAAGGAGCCGAGCTCCTGCAGATGAGCGGGGGCGGGCTCGTGGTCAAGGACGGCGCCGAGCTGGCGGGCGAGCTCACGCGCCTGCTGGAGGATGGCGACCTGGCGAGCCGCATGGGCCGGGCCGCGCGCGAGGCGTTCGCGGGCCGACAGGGCGCGGTGAGCGCGACGCTCGATCTGATCGCCCGTCACCTCTGGCCCGGGTCCGCGGGCGGACCGTCCCGATGA
- the lpxI gene encoding UDP-2,3-diacylglucosamine diphosphatase LpxI (LpxI, functionally equivalent to LpxH, replaces it in LPS biosynthesis in a minority of bacteria.): protein MERALGLMAGAGILPGHAALEARRRGWRVAAFAFEEAPGLAEAADVLIPSTITDIQAVLAGLAAERVKAAVFVGKFWKSSALSRYDQADAAGLGLARDGLSDAALGQMVVTTLGSMGIEVLDQRDFLGPWLLPAGALTARTPSDPEWEEIHEGFRLARRLAADGIGQTVVRARGVTVAVEAAEGTDETIRRGGRLAGPGAVVVKTVADAHDYRFDIPTIGAATLEAMRDGGAVALAVPAGQVLLLDRERVIHVADAAGIAVVSVDGQP from the coding sequence GTGGAGCGCGCGCTCGGCCTGATGGCCGGGGCCGGGATCCTGCCCGGCCACGCCGCCCTGGAGGCCCGACGGCGCGGGTGGCGCGTCGCGGCCTTCGCCTTCGAGGAAGCCCCCGGCCTCGCCGAGGCCGCCGATGTGCTGATCCCGTCGACGATCACCGACATCCAGGCCGTGCTCGCCGGCCTCGCCGCTGAGCGAGTGAAGGCCGCGGTCTTCGTGGGCAAGTTCTGGAAGTCGAGTGCGCTGTCCCGGTACGATCAGGCCGACGCCGCCGGCCTCGGCCTGGCCCGCGACGGCCTCTCTGACGCCGCGCTCGGCCAGATGGTGGTGACCACCCTCGGCTCGATGGGCATCGAGGTGCTGGACCAGCGGGACTTCCTGGGCCCGTGGCTGCTTCCCGCGGGCGCGCTCACCGCGCGCACTCCGTCCGATCCCGAGTGGGAGGAGATTCACGAGGGCTTCCGGCTCGCGCGCCGACTCGCCGCCGACGGGATCGGGCAGACCGTGGTGCGGGCGCGCGGGGTGACGGTGGCGGTGGAGGCCGCGGAGGGCACCGACGAGACGATCCGGCGGGGCGGCCGCCTGGCCGGGCCGGGGGCGGTGGTGGTGAAGACGGTGGCCGACGCGCACGACTATCGCTTCGACATCCCGACCATCGGCGCGGCCACCCTCGAGGCCATGCGCGACGGCGGGGCCGTCGCGCTCGCGGTGCCCGCCGGCCAGGTCCTGCTGCTCGACCGCGAGCGAGTCATCCATGTCGCCGATGCGGCGGGCATCGCGGTGGTGAGCGTCGATGGCCAGCCCTGA
- the lpxK gene encoding tetraacyldisaccharide 4'-kinase → MTTPRRAPEVLLRRYWDDPDTPVVTAGLSALSVLYRAALAARDRAYRWGVLRTGRLPSPVVSVGNLTLGGSGKTPTVEAVVRSLQEIGHEAGRLPAVVSRGYGRHTRGVHVVADREGIRSNVRTAGDEPLLLAERLPGVPVVVGESRYEAARVAVERCGATAIVLDDGFQHRTLAKDLEIVVVQGRAPWGNARVFPRGMLREPLSALARAHVVVLTNPAGAETIDAVSRTVRRFNPDAALVTARYQLQDAVEAQSGRRVPVADLAGRRLMAFAGLGSPQGFADTLDAAGVRRVGFAEFPDHHWFTPIDLEELAREARAASAQGLVTTEKDWVRVRDLPRPALPLWVLPMRLVIDAGLEAWQRLLAGTLAPAALGRPRS, encoded by the coding sequence ATGACGACCCCGCGACGCGCGCCCGAAGTGCTCCTGCGACGCTACTGGGACGACCCCGACACGCCGGTGGTGACCGCCGGCCTCTCCGCGCTCAGCGTGCTCTACCGCGCCGCGCTCGCGGCCCGCGACCGGGCGTACCGCTGGGGCGTGCTGCGGACCGGCCGGCTGCCGAGCCCGGTCGTCTCGGTGGGCAATCTCACGCTCGGAGGCAGCGGCAAGACACCCACCGTGGAAGCGGTGGTGCGATCGCTCCAGGAGATCGGTCACGAAGCCGGGCGACTGCCCGCGGTGGTCAGCCGCGGCTACGGCCGCCACACCCGCGGCGTCCACGTGGTCGCCGACCGTGAGGGCATCCGCAGCAACGTGCGGACCGCGGGGGACGAGCCGCTCCTGCTGGCCGAGCGCCTGCCCGGCGTGCCGGTCGTGGTGGGGGAGAGTCGCTACGAAGCGGCGCGCGTCGCGGTGGAGCGCTGCGGCGCCACCGCCATCGTCCTGGACGACGGCTTTCAGCACCGCACCCTCGCCAAGGACCTGGAGATCGTGGTGGTGCAGGGCCGCGCCCCCTGGGGCAATGCGCGCGTCTTCCCGCGCGGGATGCTGCGCGAGCCGCTCTCCGCGCTGGCGCGGGCCCACGTGGTCGTCCTGACCAATCCCGCCGGCGCGGAGACCATCGACGCGGTGAGCCGCACCGTGCGTCGCTTCAACCCCGACGCGGCGCTGGTGACCGCGCGCTACCAGCTGCAGGACGCGGTCGAGGCGCAGAGCGGCCGTCGCGTGCCGGTCGCCGATCTGGCCGGGCGACGGCTCATGGCCTTCGCGGGCCTGGGCTCGCCGCAGGGCTTCGCCGACACGCTCGACGCCGCGGGAGTGCGCCGCGTCGGATTCGCCGAGTTCCCCGATCACCACTGGTTCACCCCGATCGATCTCGAGGAGCTGGCCCGCGAGGCCCGCGCGGCGTCCGCGCAGGGGCTCGTGACGACCGAGAAGGACTGGGTGCGCGTGCGCGACCTGCCGCGCCCCGCGCTGCCCCTGTGGGTCCTGCCGATGCGCCTGGTCATCGACGCGGGGTTGGAGGCGTGGCAGCGCCTGCTCGCGGGTACGCTCGCACCGGCCGCGCTCGGCCGGCCGCGGTCATGA
- a CDS encoding glycosyltransferase family 9 protein, giving the protein MSGAAAGSSLELVVVRTPNWLGDTVMALPMLAALRAARPDARITLIGRWATLLAGQGVADALLPYPSARTDRRHLASAVAHEPPDVAILLPGSFESAFAARRWGARRRIAYASDGRGFFLTDALPLPSPRRHQVDEYAALLAPLGIADVAGVPQWTLAKSGAADAEVDGLLAAAGLDGGGPLIGLHLGAAFGSSKLWPAEAYGRLARFLIDDGLRPVLLGTSDDAATAAGVARAAGADVASLVGRDRVALLPRLLARLRCLVSGDTGVAHLAAAVGVATVTLFGPSDRRLTAPRGGTARVLDREVPCSPCFRPTCPIDHICLRRIEPETVRDEVRSVVA; this is encoded by the coding sequence ATGAGCGGGGCCGCCGCCGGATCGTCTCTCGAGCTGGTCGTGGTGCGCACTCCCAACTGGCTGGGCGACACCGTGATGGCGCTGCCCATGCTGGCGGCGCTGCGGGCCGCCCGGCCCGATGCGCGCATCACCTTGATCGGCCGGTGGGCCACGCTCCTCGCCGGGCAGGGCGTGGCCGACGCGCTCCTGCCGTACCCGAGCGCGCGGACCGATCGCCGGCATCTCGCGTCGGCGGTCGCCCACGAGCCGCCCGACGTCGCGATCCTGCTACCCGGGTCGTTCGAATCCGCCTTCGCGGCGCGGCGCTGGGGTGCGCGCCGCCGCATCGCCTATGCCAGCGACGGGCGCGGCTTCTTCCTCACCGACGCGCTGCCGTTGCCGTCGCCGCGTCGGCATCAGGTCGACGAGTACGCCGCGCTCCTGGCGCCCCTGGGCATCGCGGATGTCGCGGGCGTGCCGCAGTGGACGCTCGCGAAGAGCGGGGCCGCCGACGCGGAGGTCGACGGGCTCCTCGCTGCGGCCGGCCTCGATGGCGGCGGACCGCTCATCGGTCTGCATCTCGGCGCCGCCTTCGGCAGCTCCAAGCTCTGGCCGGCCGAGGCCTACGGCCGGCTCGCCCGCTTCCTGATCGACGACGGCTTGCGACCGGTCCTGCTCGGCACGAGCGATGACGCGGCCACCGCGGCGGGGGTCGCGCGGGCGGCCGGCGCGGACGTGGCGTCGCTCGTCGGCCGCGATCGGGTGGCGCTCCTGCCGCGGCTGCTGGCGCGGCTCCGCTGTCTGGTGAGCGGGGATACCGGGGTCGCCCACCTGGCGGCCGCGGTCGGCGTGGCCACCGTGACCCTGTTCGGGCCGAGCGATCGCCGGCTCACCGCGCCACGGGGCGGGACCGCGCGCGTCCTCGACCGCGAGGTGCCCTGCTCGCCGTGCTTCCGGCCCACCTGTCCCATCGATCACATCTGTCTGAGGCGGATCGAGCCGGAGACGGTGCGCGACGAGGTGAGGAGCGTGGTGGCATGA
- a CDS encoding OmpH family outer membrane protein yields the protein MGQGKAVGRAAAILTLLLGVGGTGWAQAQTPPPATPPSNGRVAIVDIQRILARSVAGAAAREQLEKDKATMQRQLDGHKTELEKMRDELEKKGQLLSAEARREKQDALERKVRDVRRLVDDLQAQLQKKEDALLQKVLQDVAGLIQRLGKEKGYAVVLERQRAGVLFASGDSDLTEDVLKAYDDQTKKAPK from the coding sequence ATGGGGCAAGGTAAGGCAGTAGGGAGGGCGGCGGCGATCCTGACGCTGCTGCTGGGTGTCGGGGGAACCGGGTGGGCGCAGGCCCAGACCCCCCCCCCGGCGACGCCGCCCTCGAACGGACGCGTGGCGATCGTCGACATCCAGCGGATCCTCGCCCGGTCGGTGGCGGGCGCGGCCGCCCGCGAGCAGCTGGAGAAGGACAAGGCGACCATGCAGCGCCAGCTCGACGGCCACAAGACCGAGCTCGAAAAGATGCGGGACGAGTTGGAGAAGAAGGGCCAGCTGCTGTCCGCCGAGGCGCGACGAGAGAAGCAAGACGCGCTGGAGCGCAAGGTCCGCGACGTCCGGCGGCTCGTCGACGACCTCCAGGCCCAGCTCCAGAAGAAGGAAGACGCCCTGCTGCAGAAGGTGCTGCAGGACGTGGCCGGGCTGATCCAGCGGCTCGGCAAGGAGAAGGGGTACGCGGTGGTGCTCGAGCGGCAGCGGGCGGGGGTGCTGTTCGCGTCCGGCGACTCCGATCTCACCGAGGACGTCCTCAAGGCCTACGACGACCAGACCAAGAAGGCCCCGAAGTAA
- a CDS encoding Gfo/Idh/MocA family oxidoreductase, translated as MSQNGEPKIRGAVVGAGHMGQYHILALAEIWNVELVGVVDVDFDRAQRVAAPYGARAFRDHRELAGLIDFATVAVPTEQHFAVARDLIESGVHVLVEKPMTSTLEEAKELFRLARQQNRVLHVGHVERFNGAVQELRKIVERPILIESRRLGPFVPRVQNDSVVMDLMIHDIDIVLNLVDGEPRKITAVGSSVHSPVTDVATVQIVFDSGAMATITASRATEEKIRTLAITQPDAYILLDYSHQDIQIHRRAAQEYTLNRESIRYRQASFVEHLLVHKDNPLKLEIRHLISAARAASSHHGTVELPEADDLRSLAVALEIERMIREGRGETAWPEDLPWSARSA; from the coding sequence GTGAGCCAGAACGGCGAGCCCAAGATCCGCGGGGCGGTGGTGGGCGCCGGCCACATGGGCCAGTACCACATCCTCGCCCTCGCCGAGATCTGGAACGTGGAGCTGGTCGGGGTGGTGGACGTGGATTTCGATCGGGCCCAGCGGGTCGCCGCGCCGTACGGCGCGCGCGCCTTCCGCGATCATCGCGAGCTCGCCGGCCTCATCGACTTCGCCACGGTGGCGGTGCCCACCGAGCAGCACTTCGCGGTGGCGCGCGACCTGATCGAGAGCGGCGTGCACGTGCTCGTGGAGAAGCCGATGACCTCCACGCTCGAGGAGGCGAAGGAGCTGTTCCGGCTCGCTCGCCAGCAGAACCGGGTGCTCCACGTGGGCCACGTCGAGCGGTTCAACGGGGCGGTGCAGGAGCTTCGCAAGATCGTGGAGCGGCCGATCCTCATCGAGTCGCGCCGGCTCGGGCCGTTCGTGCCGCGCGTGCAGAACGATTCGGTGGTCATGGATCTGATGATCCACGACATCGACATCGTCCTGAACCTGGTCGACGGCGAGCCGCGCAAGATCACCGCGGTGGGCTCGTCGGTGCACTCGCCGGTCACCGACGTGGCCACCGTGCAGATCGTCTTCGACTCGGGAGCGATGGCCACCATCACGGCCAGCCGCGCGACCGAGGAGAAGATCCGCACCCTTGCCATCACCCAGCCCGACGCCTACATCCTCCTCGACTACTCTCATCAGGACATCCAGATCCACCGTCGGGCCGCTCAGGAATACACGCTCAACCGCGAGTCGATCCGCTACCGCCAGGCGTCCTTCGTGGAGCACCTTCTCGTCCACAAGGACAATCCCTTGAAGCTGGAGATCCGCCACCTGATCTCGGCCGCCCGCGCCGCCTCGAGTCACCACGGCACGGTGGAGCTGCCCGAGGCGGACGACCTCCGATCGCTGGCCGTCGCCCTGGAGATCGAGCGGATGATCCGCGAGGGCCGGGGCGAGACCGCCTGGCCGGAGGATCTCCCGTGGAGCGCGCGCTCGGCCTGA
- the lpxA gene encoding acyl-ACP--UDP-N-acetylglucosamine O-acyltransferase: MIHPTAVIDPGAELAADVRVGPYSVIGGDVTIGAGAEIGAHVVLEGRTRIGARCRIGHGAIIGGLPQDLKFREGTPVGVSIGDDSAVREYVTIHRATHEGHDTVVGRHCLVMASSHVAHDCVLGDHVILINYAGLTGHITVEDRVTIGGLTGIRPFGRIGTYAYIGGCSKVTQDVPPFIMVDGAPAVARAVNVIGMRRGGVDAASRRQVQSAFRLLYRSGQAPGAAIRRVKEELGDHPLVARLVEFVEQSRHGIVPAAEAGGRARAPAEPEEIA, encoded by the coding sequence GTGATCCATCCCACCGCGGTGATCGATCCCGGCGCGGAGCTCGCCGCCGACGTGCGGGTGGGGCCGTACTCGGTGATCGGGGGCGACGTCACCATCGGGGCCGGCGCCGAGATCGGCGCCCACGTGGTGCTGGAGGGCCGCACCCGGATCGGCGCCCGCTGCCGCATCGGCCACGGAGCCATCATCGGCGGGCTGCCCCAGGACCTGAAGTTCCGCGAGGGGACGCCGGTCGGAGTCAGCATCGGCGACGACTCGGCGGTGCGCGAGTACGTGACGATCCACCGGGCCACTCACGAGGGCCACGACACGGTGGTGGGCCGCCACTGCCTGGTGATGGCCTCGAGCCACGTCGCCCACGACTGCGTGCTCGGCGACCACGTCATCCTCATCAACTATGCCGGGCTCACCGGCCACATCACCGTCGAGGACCGCGTCACCATCGGCGGACTCACCGGCATCCGCCCGTTCGGCCGCATCGGGACCTACGCCTACATCGGGGGCTGCTCCAAGGTCACGCAGGACGTGCCGCCGTTCATCATGGTGGACGGGGCGCCCGCGGTCGCCCGCGCGGTGAACGTGATCGGCATGCGCCGCGGCGGCGTCGACGCGGCCTCGCGGCGACAGGTGCAGTCGGCCTTCCGGCTCCTCTACCGCTCCGGGCAGGCCCCCGGCGCGGCGATCCGACGGGTGAAGGAGGAGCTGGGCGATCATCCCCTGGTGGCGCGGCTCGTCGAGTTCGTGGAACAATCCAGGCACGGCATCGTTCCCGCGGCCGAGGCCGGGGGGCGGGCGCGTGCGCCAGCCGAGCCGGAGGAGATCGCGTGA
- the lpxB gene encoding lipid-A-disaccharide synthase, whose protein sequence is MASPDRSARPAPIMLSVGEASGDLHGATLCRALRALEPDVRLVGMGGGRMAAAGVEVILDPTAHAAVGTSEALGRIPSLYRAYRLMGQRLRDERPRALVLIDFPEFNLRLARRARRAGVPVVYFVPPQLWAWRRGRVRQMAQRVSQVLAVFPFEAALYEHHHIPVEFVGHPLLDVLPLDLARDEARRRIQADPGHSLIGLLPGSRREEIARLLPPMLDAARRLAAADGRRRFVLGLAPTVPREQVQAHLRAAGGPPIELLSGHTYELMVAADVLLIASGTATLEAALLGTPMVLCYRVSRTTELIARMLTHVEWIGLPNLIAGRVVAPELIQAQVTGERLAAEAGRLLDEDPVAATAQRAAFKEVRARLGEPGVGRRAALAVLRTARAG, encoded by the coding sequence ATGGCCAGCCCTGATCGAAGCGCGAGACCGGCGCCGATCATGCTGTCGGTCGGCGAGGCCTCCGGCGATCTCCACGGGGCCACCCTCTGCCGCGCGCTGCGCGCGCTCGAGCCGGACGTCCGCTTGGTCGGCATGGGTGGCGGCCGCATGGCCGCCGCCGGCGTGGAGGTGATCCTCGATCCCACCGCCCACGCCGCGGTCGGCACGAGCGAGGCGCTGGGGCGGATCCCCAGCCTCTATCGCGCCTATCGCCTGATGGGGCAACGACTGCGCGACGAGCGCCCGCGCGCGCTCGTGCTGATCGATTTTCCCGAGTTCAACCTGCGCCTGGCCCGCCGCGCCCGACGGGCCGGCGTGCCGGTCGTCTACTTCGTGCCGCCGCAGCTGTGGGCGTGGCGCCGGGGCCGCGTGCGGCAGATGGCGCAGCGGGTGAGCCAGGTGCTCGCGGTCTTCCCCTTCGAGGCCGCGCTCTACGAGCACCATCACATCCCGGTCGAGTTCGTGGGGCATCCGCTCCTCGACGTGCTGCCTCTCGACCTCGCCCGCGACGAGGCGCGGCGCCGTATCCAGGCCGATCCCGGCCATTCGCTGATCGGCCTGCTGCCCGGGAGCCGTCGCGAGGAGATCGCACGGCTCCTGCCGCCCATGCTGGATGCGGCGCGACGCCTGGCCGCCGCCGACGGCCGCCGCCGCTTCGTCCTCGGCCTGGCTCCGACGGTGCCGCGCGAGCAGGTGCAGGCGCATCTCCGGGCCGCGGGCGGCCCCCCGATCGAGCTGCTCAGCGGGCACACCTACGAGCTGATGGTCGCGGCCGACGTGCTGCTGATCGCCTCGGGCACCGCCACCCTCGAGGCCGCGCTGCTCGGCACCCCGATGGTGCTCTGCTATCGCGTCTCCCGCACCACCGAGCTGATCGCGCGGATGCTGACCCACGTCGAGTGGATCGGGCTGCCCAATCTCATCGCGGGCCGGGTGGTCGCACCGGAGCTGATCCAGGCTCAGGTCACCGGCGAGCGGCTCGCCGCGGAGGCCGGCCGGCTGCTCGACGAGGATCCGGTCGCCGCCACCGCCCAGCGCGCCGCGTTCAAGGAGGTGCGCGCGCGGCTGGGGGAGCCCGGCGTGGGCCGGCGCGCCGCCCTGGCGGTGCTCCGGACCGCGAGGGCGGGATGA
- the lpxD gene encoding UDP-3-O-(3-hydroxymyristoyl)glucosamine N-acyltransferase translates to MSAGVSITLGRLADALGASLEGDAERVVTGVAPLEAAGPGDVSFLTDPRYLKQAESSQAGAFLVGRTVSGLPAPLLRVDNPQHGLIAMLELFHPAPSVPPGIHASACVADDARIDASVSIGPFAVVEAGASIGPRSQVGALSFVGTRAVLGEDVRLYPRAVVREGVRVGNRVIVHPGAVLGADGFGYAFDGRAHRKIPQVGGLRIEDDVEIGANSAIDRATLGETVVRRGTKIDNLVQIGHNCDVGEDVILVAQVGVAGSSRIGNRAMLAGQVGVADHVTIGAGAILTAQSGVPSDVPAGEVWSGTPSRPSAAQRRIWAGEGQLPELIKRVRALEKRVRELEARRS, encoded by the coding sequence GTGAGCGCCGGCGTCTCGATCACGCTCGGCCGGCTCGCCGACGCGCTCGGGGCGTCGCTGGAAGGAGACGCCGAGCGCGTGGTGACCGGAGTCGCCCCGCTGGAGGCGGCGGGGCCGGGCGACGTGTCGTTCCTCACCGATCCCCGGTACCTGAAGCAGGCCGAATCGAGCCAGGCCGGCGCATTCCTGGTGGGGCGCACCGTGTCGGGGCTCCCGGCTCCGCTGCTCCGCGTGGATAATCCCCAGCACGGCCTGATCGCCATGCTCGAGCTGTTCCATCCGGCGCCGTCGGTTCCGCCCGGCATCCACGCGTCCGCCTGCGTCGCCGACGACGCGCGCATCGACGCCTCGGTCTCGATCGGCCCGTTCGCGGTGGTGGAGGCGGGAGCCTCGATCGGGCCGCGGAGTCAGGTGGGGGCGCTCTCCTTCGTGGGGACCCGCGCGGTCCTCGGCGAGGACGTCCGCCTGTATCCACGGGCGGTGGTCCGCGAAGGCGTGCGCGTCGGCAACCGGGTGATCGTACATCCGGGGGCGGTGCTGGGCGCCGACGGCTTCGGCTACGCGTTCGACGGACGCGCCCACCGGAAGATCCCGCAGGTGGGAGGGCTCCGCATCGAGGACGACGTGGAGATCGGGGCGAACAGCGCGATCGACCGGGCCACTCTCGGGGAGACCGTGGTGCGTCGCGGGACCAAGATCGACAACCTCGTGCAGATCGGCCACAACTGCGACGTGGGCGAAGACGTGATCCTGGTCGCCCAGGTGGGGGTCGCCGGCTCCTCGCGCATCGGCAACCGCGCGATGCTGGCCGGGCAGGTGGGCGTCGCCGACCACGTGACGATCGGCGCCGGCGCGATCCTGACCGCGCAGTCCGGCGTTCCCAGCGACGTGCCGGCGGGCGAGGTGTGGAGCGGCACCCCGAGCCGGCCCAGCGCGGCCCAGCGGCGCATCTGGGCGGGCGAGGGCCAGCTGCCCGAGCTGATCAAGCGGGTCCGCGCCCTCGAGAAGCGGGTCCGCGAGCTGGAGGCGCGGCGCTCGTGA